Genomic window (Kwoniella botswanensis chromosome 1, complete sequence):
GATGAATGCGTCACTACCCTTCTCTGTAGCATATACCGATCCAATCGGCAGATAAGACGCAACAGATTATGCTCTCAGCCTCACACCAGAAGCACAAGACAGTGTACAACATCTGGCCACCCCATTTAGTGCTATTGACTCAgttcttctgcttcttccgGTTCAGCTCACTTCACATGCCACCAGGTATGACGACGATGTCGTGACAAGCCGAGCAAATGCAATTCATTTCATTGTCATTCTTTTGTTTGTGTATCCTCCATCCATCAACTACTACTATCAATCTCTATTCAAGATATTTGACTTATACACCTTCTGTAAACACGAGAAACAACAATTATATCAGTATAATCATTAGGAAAGATATATCGTGTTACTCACGGGTAAGAGCAGTGTTGAATCTGTTGactttggaagaagctgagagatcgatcgatttgTCTCCGAAGTCAACGAGGAGACCACCAAGGACTGATGGGTTGACCTGTGGGTTATGTGAACGTCAGTATGTATATCGGGAATAACAAGATATCGTGCCAATCCCCACATCCCGAATGACAACACTCAAACGTGCTCTTCCCCATATGATCTTTTATCCGGTCAAAATATAGACTATCCCTCGTTTTcaatccatctctcatctctcaatgTCAAAACCACCTTGAATCATATACTCACCCGGTTAACAACCTTCAAAGTCTTTCCCTTAGCGATCTCCGTACCTTGCAAAGCCTTGTCAATCCTGTTGAGCGCCTTGTTATCTAATGGTTCAGCAGAGGTGACGACAACCTCGAGTTCACCACGGTAAGCAGAGATGAGAGAACCGAAATCTGCGAATACCTTGGGAGCGGATGAGAGTCGACCGTTCTCGGATAAAACGGtaaggaggttgaggaggatgggtGAAGAGCCGGAAGGAACGACTGAGGAGAGAGCTTTGGTTCGTTCGGAAGCTGAGAGAGTGGGGTTTTCTGTTTcaatgaagaaggacaaggagagATTAGTATATTATTCAGTTTAATACAGACATAGTTTACGTAGGTGTTAACGATTTGTAGAACACATATCAagttttcttctttgattaCATTCTGATAGAATAGAAGGAGGTATAGTGTAGAGAAGTGTCACTCACGGATGAAAGCAGATACCTTGGCAtcttccttgatcttcttgtcgAAAGCCTCAATATCCTTTGCTAAACTTTCCAAATCCTTGGGAGACTTCTTCAAAGCAGCGAGGTAGGTCGAGGTGGCATAAGTACCAGTGAGGGAGTTGAGTTGGATGGGAGCCTATTGTAAGGATCAAAAGGTCAATTAGCACCTTGCATCTCACAGCtatgatcatcaattgatgatattgaaatTGTCGATATGGTGAACATCATGATAGTCTCCACGGCCGAAAGATTCGAGCCAATATGAGGATACCCACTTTGACAGCTGAAGCGGTTGCGTAACCTCTTGAGAGGACAGACCTCATTGCGGAAGCCATTTTTGCTGCTGGTGGGATGGTATAATGAGTGGGGAGTGAAGGAGGATAGGGGGGTtaaggatgatgatacgtATATGGTCCTTGACGTTGTCTACTTGTCTCTgctgagtgagtgagtgagtatCACCATCTCACGGAACGGCCAGCGCCCTTACCACATAAGAACGCAAGTATAACACCGTCGGCGTATCACAATGTGGCAGGTATAGTTCCGGTAGCCCAAGAACACCTACACGTGGCCGGCCGGTTCCCTCCGAGGTTTTTTGTTTTCATCTCTCGAATCTGTTTTTTCGGACGAAGAGCGAGAGcatcatcaaccaccaccgGTAGTACTAGTGTGTTGGCTCGCTTATTGCCATttggaaaggaaaggaggagCAATCACAGTTATATAACCataatcatatatcataatcatcatatcaatacccaatcatcatcagcttgcCACTGTAGATATCCCATTCACGTCGATACTCGATAATTGGCCACCTCCATCAATTTTATCTCATCGATACCTCTTTCTCAGTGATACCAACAAAACAAATAACCCTCATCACAGATATTTCCGACCTTTTCGGTttcacatcagcatcaacatctGCCTCACACATCGGTGACCCGAAGAATACATACAGCGTATACACGATGAGCACCACATTGCCTTTGTTCTCCTTATTACCAAATGGTGGCGGATCGTATCCACCTAGTCCGACTTTCTCTGATCCGAGTTTCTCGACGGGTTATGATGGAGGGTTCGATCTGAAGAATGGTGGTGAGTCTACAATGTCCACAACAAAGCTTTGGATATCTGAATCTACATCGACCACACTTCATGATCACTGTGATATCTCTCGATCTCAAATTGTCTGATGTGTTAGATCTCAAGCTAATCACATTCTCATTTCGTATAGGTCTAGGAAATTATAATTTCCCTACACCACCTCAAACATCCAACacaccatccacatcatctttctcttcacgACATCATTACCCTCATCAGTTGATCCCACCCAATTTTACCAActcctctcctttccctGGAGGTACTCCCGATGGTGATGATCCTACTTCGTCCTTTTTGGATCTAGATTTAAGTCAACCTGGTCCATCCACTTATCATAACCATCATCATGCGCATTCACATGGGAATGCCCATGGGGGTCCAGCTCATTCCGCCTCATTTGGCGAAGATTATCTACATGATGccgatgatgacgaaggtaTACACCataacgatgatgatgaattggttAAGAtcgaaaatgaaaatgaacatgaaaatcaagatgaccTCACTCATGGGAATTacgatggtgaagaaccATTAGAAGTAGATGGGGAGGTGGATAATGAAGAACCGTTATATGTCAATGCGAAGCAATACCATCGAATATTGAAAAGACGATTGGCGAGAGCAAGGTTAGAAGAGTTGAATAGATTGGTCAGATCTCGAAAAGTGAGTGGATCCTCAACAACAttgtcattatcattatcattatcattgtGATCGGGCAAAGCTGACACGAATGATGCGCGTCTCAGCCATACTTGCACGAATCAAGACATCGTCATGCCTGTTCGCGACCAAGGGGTAAAGGAGGTCGTTTCTTGACTGCGGAAGAGATTGAGCAgatgaaaaaggaagaagagagtaaGATAGGTGATAATGGTGGAGACGATAGTGTATCGCCTGGTCAAGTAGGAGCAGATATAGGATCGGGATTGACTACTTCGGTTTAGAATGGTCGTCTCGTCCAGCACCCTTACCATCAGCTTAACGCATCTTTGTCCTCGTATCAATTTCCATCCTTTTGTATCGAACTTTGGCTCGTTCCTCAACATTCGTATTGTTGTTCTTATTCCATTTCCTATCCATAGATCTTTTGTACGGGTACAGCGCATATTCATTAGATGTCTTCGCATTACATCTACGGCCATATCGGATCTTCACTCACTTGGGAATGAGCCAAGTCAAATGCAGTGAAAAAGGGGAACGAtgattctttcattctcGGTTCAGCAATCATCTTGTGTAGCGCGGAACCGGATTAACCGGCTGTATTCGGATAAACTACTCTACGCGCACGCACACACCTATCTAAATTAATAACCCACTTACCTAGCCTTCACTCGGTGGTCGAATGACTTGGCAGTGTTTTTGACCAAGGTTATGGCTATGGGTAGTCCCACTTGGAAATATACGAGATTTGACCTTTCCCCTTGACGAACCACCATATCATTTTACTTGCCTTATCGTGCTATAGCTGTAATTCCTGGTTTGATACAGCATTGCCTGCATATCACCACAACAACAAGGTGCTTTCAGCTTCTGTGGTCATTTTATCGTTGCTTCGTGCATGAGTCGAAAGTTTTTGTCCATCTTGTTGATGTCAATCCAAGCTCATCAGATATAGGAGCATGAAAAGCCTGAGAGTGTTGTTCCTTTCGATGGAGTTGATATCATGCTATGTGAGTAGGTAGTATTTCCGAATCAGGCAAGTAACCTTTCTGTCGATCATTTTACTCTGCACATGGTGTTGAGTACATACATATGGCGAGAACATGTCAGGATTCCAGGTGAAGAAGCACTGGTTCCTTGTCGGTCTCGGAGTCATGCCTCTCAGGTTTAATTGTGAAAAGTGAGACATTAAGCTCCGGTGAATGGTATAGGTGAGGTGATTAGAAATTTGCCACTCGCGGACATTGCCACTTTACTCCACTCCATTCTAAATTgtcaagcacaagcacaCACACCCACCCAAGCACACACCGCACTGTCTCACTACTGTGTACACACCATCCATCCTACCTATCCacctttgatccttctcatccccctctccctcctttcctttcttcacctcatcatccaccttctcttcgCCACctgctcactcaccttcacctacacGCTCAACCTCACCTCACCTTCCCCCAACTCGACTCCGCTCCTcgacctctttcttccatcctaCAACCCAACCTCTCCTCGACTCGACTCAGTCTCTTTTAACCTTATTACCTTCGATTCATAATGGCTGAAATCGCTCCTGGTAAGTACTAGCTGGAAcattctctcatcatctcatctcgactCACCGTCCGACTTCGATCTCCATCTCCACTCTTCCCTCAGTCTTcacttcctcatcatcttcttttaCTGTATACTCCAACTTTAACATCCGGTAACATGCCTGTGCTGATTCAATCCCGTGCTTTCTCGTTTCTCTCCTGAATTATATTGTCGACGAActcaccattctcttcttacACGTATCAAAGATCAAGTCTCCCCTAAGACCTCTCAAGAGGCTACCATCCCCTCTGCCGCATCCCCTACTACCGGCGCTAACGGTACCAACGAGAATGGTGAACACCCCCTCTCACTTCGATCGTTGGTCTCTACCAAAGAGGCaggtatcatcatcggtaAAGCCGGAGCTACCATCGCTCATATCAGAAATTTGACCGGTGTCAAAGCTGGAGTATCAAAAGTTGTACCAGGTGTACAAGATCGTGTATTCTCCGTTTCGGGGGATCTCGAATCAGTCTCTTCAGCTTATGCAGAAGTAGCTAGACTCCTTCTTGAAACTCCTCTCTCGGACTCTTccctacctcctccacccgTTGGATCATTCACTTCTATTCGATTACTCATCTCTCACAATTTGATGGGTACCGTCATTGGACGATCAGGTCTCAAGATCAAACAGATCCAAGACCTCTCCGGAGCAAGGATGGTAGCTTCTAAAGAGATGTTACCCCAATCTACCGAAAGGGTAGTAGAAGTTCAAGGATCAGTAGATGCTATCAAAACTGCTGTTGCTGAAATTGCTAAATGTCTCCAAGAAGATTTCGATAGGGGAGCCGGTACCGTTCTCTACCACCCTGGTGCGGCTGGTGATGCCGGTGTATTAGCTGGTGGATTAGGTGCTCAAGCTGTTACTGGCCCCACTGGAGGAATCAGAAGGACCTCGGTTGCTGCCGGTTTCGGTAACCCCTTCCCTACTGGTGAGAGAAGAGGTTCGGCCGTTCCCCGAGCTTCCATCTCAGGTGcagctggagctggagctgcCTTAGCCGACAGAAGACAATCCGAGAACCCTCCAATCAACCTCAATGATCCCAACCTCAGAACTCAAAACATCTCTATTCCTAGTGATATGGTCGGTTGTATCATGTAAGTTATATGTGGCTCACTCAATCTGAAGTATTCATGctgatctcatctctcaccCATGTACAGCGGTCGAGGTGGTGCTAAGATCACTGAGATCAGACGACTTTCCGGTTCGAGAATCTCCATCGCTAAAGTCCCCCACGACGAGACCGGCGAGAGAATGTTCACCATTCAAGGTACTCCCGAATCTACCGAGAGAGCCTTAATGCTCCTCTACTCTCAACTCGAGTCTGAGAAAGAGCGACGTGAGTATCAGACTTCCCGCACTTTATGATTCATGGTAATGTAGTGCTGACGAGATGTCGCAAATTCAATAGGGGTTAACCAAAACCAAGATGGCGCCGAGGCTGCTTAAGTGCATTCCTCATATCGTCAGCTACCCCTCTAGTATCGACCTGTTTAAAAATCAAATATTTCTCTTTGTCATTTCGCCCGTCTCAACAATTTCCTGTCGTCCGTCTTTCTTCCAACAGTAAAAACACCCTAAAACCCCAGATCATATCTGTTCATTCACAACTCGTCCGCCTCTCGCCTCACTTCCCCTCAAAggtgaaaggtgatttcactATTGATGCATCTAGCTTGctcatctttatctcttcCATGATCTTGAATTGGAATCTATCTTGGAGAGATGACATGAAGAAGTAACGATCTGTCAGAGTGAAATCATACCTTTTATATCTAATTTTTGGTCAGACTATATAAGAAGAAATCGTATAAACATAAATGAATGAATATAACATCTTATCTTATCTGTATATGCTTGTgagatgtatatgatatgatgtgaAGCGATTGCATATAACTTGAGCATTGGCGTCAAGCTAAACCAATGCACCGTACTGACCTGTCCCAGTTGTAGCATTGGCATTTGTATGGGGTTTGTCCCCACGGTTATACAGAGTGGGACGATTAGCACAGCTCAGGATTCAGGATAAAGTTCCGGTTATATGCAGTTATGTGTTATGTGTATCTTTGTACAGGTATCAGGTATCGCGTTGTTCCGGGAAATCAAGAATCAAGAGGACGACTGACTATGAGTATGATTATAACATAACAAGATACTGAGACATCACTATAAACACTCAATTGGACAACACGGTCACCTCACCTACGCCTAATACCATCGGCCATCGAAGGCTGAAGAGTACGAATACCCGGTCCAaccttgatcatcgataatACGAAACACCATATCTTTCGAATATAGTTCAGCCCTTACCCACGACTTTTTACCTTGGCTCGAAGGTCACTACGTTCGCTCGTACTAGATCATGATATAGCATATATAGGGGGAGAATCAAGGTGAGAAGCTTTTAGTCCTTCTTGGGCTTTGCTCTATTTCCTTCACAATTCTCGATCACACCCTCGACTTCGTCTCTATGCCATCTACGTCGCCATTTTGCTGACCTCATACAATGTCTATAACAACAATACAGATGAACACCCTCAGTCGACTAGACTACTatctctcatcattcatctccatcccttcatcctcttcatcttcatcttcatcgtcttcgaaACCAACACTAAGTAGAACCGTCACTCCACCTGGCAGTTCCAGCTCAAACACTGGTGCTGGTCCCCTATCCACACCTAGGTTGTCCAACCTCCCTCCCACTCCTCGATCTAAGAGGCGGTACAAGACCTCCTCCAATGGTAATCCCACCAGAAATGGAGTCGGACCTGTGGGCGGCAGACGTAAAAAGGTAGTTACCACCTATTCATCGATCAAGGTCCCTCCTCCGACTACTCCATTGATCCTCCGCATCGCTCTGGTACTATGGTCGATATTGTTGGCTTTTTGGAGGAGTTTGGTGGGTGAGACGAGATCGGGGAGGAGTAGGAGTCGGTCTAGGTCTAAGAGGAACAAAACGACGGCGGATGGTTTGAGGGAATTAGGGGAGAGTCTGATGGTTTCTGCTGGAATATCTAGTCCGAGTGTCCCTGTGCCAGATAACCAAATTGGTAAACTCGAAGGTGAAGTCGAACAGGAAGGATCAAGTAGTGAGATTGAACGTGATCTATTAGAAACCAATGAGAATGAGAcggaacaagaagaaggagaaggagaaggagaagaagattggataGATCCATTAGTCACCAGAGCCCCATCCGATCAACCTTCTTTGGATaaaccacctccatcagAAGACGATTTCGCAATTACAACGATCAacgatcatgatcatcttgaagagaaagacagtGAGAATAGGAATCCGAAAAATTTCACATTCCGTTTGAAGTCTGCTCCgaacaccaacaccaccacGACCACTCTCAACGATCCGTCAATAGATGGTGAGAATGATCTAATTCGACCGTTACCACCGCATCATAGACAGAGTATAACGAATTTACAAAAACCTCTGATATCACCTCCTACCTCTATACTTTCGAATCCTACACCCAAGATCATCAGTA
Coding sequences:
- a CDS encoding ATP synthase F1, delta subunit, whose translation is MASAMRSVLSRGYATASAVKAPIQLNSLTGTYATSTYLAALKKSPKDLESLAKDIEAFDKKIKEDAKVSAFIQNPTLSASERTKALSSVVPSGSSPILLNLLTVLSENGRLSSAPKVFADFGSLISAYRGELEVVVTSAEPLDNKALNRIDKALQGTEIAKGKTLKVVNRVNPSVLGGLLVDFGDKSIDLSASSKVNRFNTALTRE